CCGCCGACGAAACGGGGGGCGTCGAAGCGACATCGCCTTAGGGTGGGGGCCACTTCCCGGACGTATGCAAGCCGCGCTCGTAATCCTCGACGGTTGGGGCCTCGGCGACGGTGGCGAGGGCGACGCCGTCTCGGCGGCCGCGACGCCGACCGTCGACCACCTCCGCGACGCCGGGGCGTACGGAACGCTCGAAACCCACGGCAGACGCGTCGGGCTTCCCGACGGACAGATGGGCAACAGCGAGGTCGGCCACCTCAACATCGGCGCGGGACGGGTACTCAAACAGGACTCAACGCGGGTGACGGACGACATCGACGCCGGCGTCTTCGCCGACAACGAGGCGATCGGCGAGGCGCTCTCGCACGCCGACGACGGCGGACGGGTCCACTTCCTCGGGCTCGTCAGCGACGGCGGCGTCCACTCCTATCAGGCCCACCTCCACGCGCTGATCGAACTCGCCGCAGAGCAGGGGGTCGAGGCCGTCACCCACGTCTTCACCGACGGCCGTGATACGGCCCCCGAGGGCGGGGTGGGCTTTCTCGCCGACCTCGAGGCGACGGTCGAGGCGAACGGCACCGGGCACGTCGGGACGGTCTGTGGGCGCTACTACGCGATGGACCGCGACGGGAACTGGGCGCGGACGAAGCGCGCCTACGACGCCATCGTCGAAGGTGAAGCCCCCCACGCCGCCGCATCTGCTGTCGAGGCTGTCGAGGCCTCGTACGACCGCGGCGAGACGGACGAGTACGTCGAGCCGACGCTGATCGAGGGTGCGCCCCCGCTTTCGGACGGCGACGCCGCCGTCTTCTTCAATTTCCGGGCCGATCGGGCCCGCCAACTCACCCGGATGCTCGCCGACATCGACCCCGAATGGGCCGTCGAGACCGACCCGCCCGAGGTCGAGCTCGTGACGATGACCGAGTACGACGAGACGTTCGGCCTTCCGGTCGCCTACCCGCCGCTGGAGCCCGAACGGACGCTCGGTGAAGCGCTCGCCGAGGCCGGGCGCACGCAGCTTCGGGCCGCCGAGTCCGAGAAGTACGCCCACGTCACCTACTTTCTGAACGGCGGCCGCGAGACCGCCTTCGATGGCGAATACCGCGAGATCGTTCCGAGCCCCGACGTCCCGACCTACGACGAGCGGCCGGAGATGTCGGCGGCCGAGTTAACCGACACCGCGATCGACGCGATCGAGCGCGGGGTCGGCGACGGCGAGACGGCTGGTCCCCACGACCTCGACGTCTTGGTGTTGAACTACGCCAACCCGGACATGGTCGGCCACAGCGGTGATTTCGACGCCGCGGTCTCGGCCGTCGAGGCCGTCGACACCCACCTCGCCCGCCTCGAAGAGACGGTCCGGGCGGCCGGCGGCCACCTCTTCGTGACCGCCGACCACGGCAACGCCGACGATATGGGAACGCCCGAGGACCCCCACACCGCCCACACGACGAACCCGGTGCCGTTCGTTTACCTCGCGCCGGACGGCACCGACGGCGACCGGACGGTCCGGCCGGGAGGGACGCTCGCCGACATCGCGCCGACGCTGCTGTCGCGGATCGATGTCGAGGTGCCCGGG
The genomic region above belongs to Natronomonas moolapensis 8.8.11 and contains:
- the gpmI gene encoding 2,3-bisphosphoglycerate-independent phosphoglycerate mutase; translation: MQAALVILDGWGLGDGGEGDAVSAAATPTVDHLRDAGAYGTLETHGRRVGLPDGQMGNSEVGHLNIGAGRVLKQDSTRVTDDIDAGVFADNEAIGEALSHADDGGRVHFLGLVSDGGVHSYQAHLHALIELAAEQGVEAVTHVFTDGRDTAPEGGVGFLADLEATVEANGTGHVGTVCGRYYAMDRDGNWARTKRAYDAIVEGEAPHAAASAVEAVEASYDRGETDEYVEPTLIEGAPPLSDGDAAVFFNFRADRARQLTRMLADIDPEWAVETDPPEVELVTMTEYDETFGLPVAYPPLEPERTLGEALAEAGRTQLRAAESEKYAHVTYFLNGGRETAFDGEYREIVPSPDVPTYDERPEMSAAELTDTAIDAIERGVGDGETAGPHDLDVLVLNYANPDMVGHSGDFDAAVSAVEAVDTHLARLEETVRAAGGHLFVTADHGNADDMGTPEDPHTAHTTNPVPFVYLAPDGTDGDRTVRPGGTLADIAPTLLSRIDVEVPGAMTGDHLLE